The Flavobacterium sp. IMCC34852 genome contains the following window.
TCATAAATCTGACCGATGTTCATACGAGATGGTACCCCTAGTGGATTCAATACGATATCTACCGGTGTTCCGTCTTCTAAGAACGGCATGTCTTCATGACGAACGATACGAGCCACAATACCTTTGTTTCCGTGACGTCCCGCCATTTTATCACCCACTTTCAATTTACGTTTCTTAGCGATGTATACTTTCGCTAATTTCAAGATACCGGCTGGTAATTCGTCTCCAACAGTGATGGTAAATTTCTCTCTTCTTAAAGCACCTTGTAAATCGTTTAATTTTATTTTATAGTTGTGAATTAAGTCGTTAACCAAACGGTTAGTTTCATCATCAGCAACCCATTGTCCTTTGGTTAAGTGAGCGAAATCTTCCACGGCATGTAACATTTTCTGAGTATACTTTTTACCTTTTGGTAAAACTTCTTCTCCTAAATCGTTCATGACACCTTGCGATGTTTTTCCGTTAACGATGTTGAATAATTTGTCAACCAATTTGTCTTTTAACTCTACAAATTTGGTTTCGAATTCCATTTCCAAAGACGTCAAATCGTCTTTATCTTTGGTACGTTTCTTTTTATCTTTTACCGCTCTCGCGAATAATTTTTTGTCTAAAACCACACCGTGTAAAGATGGAGAAGCTTTCAATGAAGCATCTTTTACATCTCCTGCTTTATCTCCGAAGATGGCTCTTAACAATTTCTCTTCCGGTGTAGGATCTGATTCTCCTTTTGGTGTAATTTTTCCGATTAGAATGTCGCCAGGTTTAACTTCGGCTCCAATTCTGATCATTCCGTTTTCATCTAAGTCTTTGGTAGCTTCTTCAGAAACGTTCGGGATATCATTAGTTAATTCTTCGTTACCTAATTTGGTATCTCTAACTTCTAATGAATAATCATCCACGTGGATAGACGTGAAAATATCATCGCGAACTACCTTTTCAGAAATTACAATCGCATCCTCGAAGTTGTACCCTTTCCATGGCATAAAGGCCACTTTAAGGTTTCTTCCTAATGCTAATTCACCGTTTTGAGTGGCGTATCCTTCACAAAGTACTTGACCTAATTTCACTCTGTCCCCTTTTCTTACGATAGGTTTTAGGTTGATGGATGTACTTTGGTTCGTTTTTCTGAATTTGATTAATTGGTATGTTTTTTCGTCCGGGTCGAAGCTTACCATTCTTTCTTCTTCTGTTCTGTCGTATTTAATGGTAATCATATTGGCATCAACGTACTCAACAGTACCATCGCCTTCTGCATTAATTAATACTCTTGAATCAGAAGCTACTTGGCGCTCTAAACCGGTTCCAACAATTGGGGCTTCAGGACGTAATAATGGTACGGCCTGACGCATCATGTTGGATCCCATCAACGCACGGTTCGCATCATCGTGTTCCAAGAACGGAATTAACGAAGCCGAAATCGAAGCAATTTGGTTCGGTGCAACGTCTGTATAGTGAATTTCTGTTGGATCAACAACCGGGAAATCACCTTCTTCACGGGCAATAACTTTATCGGCTGTAATCTTTCCGTTATCGTTCATGGCGATATTGGCCTGCGCAATCATCTTTCCTTCTTCCTCTTCGGCGCTTAAATAAATAGGTTCTGAAGTCAAGTCAACGGTACCGTTTTTCACTTCGCGGTAAGGCGTTTCGATGAATCCCATTCCGTTTACTTTGGCATAAACTCCAAGTGAGGAAATCAAACCAATGTTTGGTCCTTCCGGCGTTTCAATCGGACACAATCTTCCGTAGTGCGTGTAGTGAACGTCACGTACCTCGAAACCGGCTCTTTCTCTTGAAAGTCCACCCGGTCCAAGGGCAGATAATCTTCTTTTGTGGGTAATCTCAGCTAGTGGATTCGTTTGGTCCATGAATTGAGACAACTGGTTCGTACCAAAGAAAGAGTTGATTACCGACGACAATGTTTTAGCATTGATCAAATCGATTGGGGTAA
Protein-coding sequences here:
- the rpoB gene encoding DNA-directed RNA polymerase subunit beta, giving the protein MITNQTERLNFASTKNIPQYPDFLDVQVKSFKDFFQLETKSDERGNEGLYNTFMENFPITDTRNQFVLEFLDYFVDPPRYTIQECIERGLTYSVPLKARLKLYCTDPEHEDFETIVQDVYLGTIPYMTPSGTFVINGAERVVVSQLHRSPGVFFGQSFHANGTKLYSARVIPFKGSWIEFATDINSVMYAYIDRKKKLPVTTLFRAIGFERDKDILEIFDLAEEIKVSKTGLKKYVGRRLAARVLNTWHEDFVDEDTGEVVSIERNEIILDRDTIIDKDNVEEIIDSNVKSILLHKEDANQGDYAIIHNTLQKDPTNSEKEAVEHIYRQLRNAEPPDEETARGIIDKLFFSDQRYNLGEVGRYRMNKKLNLDIPMEKQVLTKEDIITIVKYLIELINSKAEIDDIDHLSNRRVRTVGEQLSQQFGVGLARMARTIRERMNVRDNEVFTPIDLINAKTLSSVINSFFGTNQLSQFMDQTNPLAEITHKRRLSALGPGGLSRERAGFEVRDVHYTHYGRLCPIETPEGPNIGLISSLGVYAKVNGMGFIETPYREVKNGTVDLTSEPIYLSAEEEEGKMIAQANIAMNDNGKITADKVIAREEGDFPVVDPTEIHYTDVAPNQIASISASLIPFLEHDDANRALMGSNMMRQAVPLLRPEAPIVGTGLERQVASDSRVLINAEGDGTVEYVDANMITIKYDRTEEERMVSFDPDEKTYQLIKFRKTNQSTSINLKPIVRKGDRVKLGQVLCEGYATQNGELALGRNLKVAFMPWKGYNFEDAIVISEKVVRDDIFTSIHVDDYSLEVRDTKLGNEELTNDIPNVSEEATKDLDENGMIRIGAEVKPGDILIGKITPKGESDPTPEEKLLRAIFGDKAGDVKDASLKASPSLHGVVLDKKLFARAVKDKKKRTKDKDDLTSLEMEFETKFVELKDKLVDKLFNIVNGKTSQGVMNDLGEEVLPKGKKYTQKMLHAVEDFAHLTKGQWVADDETNRLVNDLIHNYKIKLNDLQGALRREKFTITVGDELPAGILKLAKVYIAKKRKLKVGDKMAGRHGNKGIVARIVRHEDMPFLEDGTPVDIVLNPLGVPSRMNIGQIYETVLGWAGMNLGRKFATPIFDGATLDQINELTDEAGIPRFGHTYLYDGGTGERFHQPATVGVIYMLKLGHMVDDKMHARSIGPYSLITQQPLGGKAQFGGQRFGEMEVWALEAYGASSTLREILTVKSDDVIGRAKTYEAIVKGETMPEPGLPESFNVLMHELKGLGLDIRLEE